The Pan paniscus chromosome 1, NHGRI_mPanPan1-v2.0_pri, whole genome shotgun sequence genome has a segment encoding these proteins:
- the PADI2 gene encoding protein-arginine deiminase type-2 isoform X1, which produces MLRERTVRLQYGSRVEAVYVLGTYLWTDVYSAAPAGAQTFSLKHSEHVWVEVVRDGEAEEVATNGKQRWLLSPSTTLRVTMSQASTEASSDKVTVNYYDEEGSIPIDQAGLFLTAIEISLDVDADRDGVVEKNNPKKASWTWGPEGQGAILLVNCDRETPWLPKEDCRDEKVYSKEDLKDMSQMILRTKGPDRLPAGYEIVLYISMSDSDKVGVFYVETLQGIKKFLLELHRVLPPCLYQYPFFGQRYIHILGRRKLYHVVKYTGGSAELLFFVEGLCFPDEGFSGLVSIHVSLLEYMAQDIPLTPIFTDTVIFRIAPWIMTPNILPPVSVFVCCMKDNYLFLKEVKNLVEKTNCELKVCFQYLNRGDRWIQDEIEFGYIEAPHKGFPVVLDSPRDGNLKDFPVKELLGPDFGYVTREPLFESVTSLDSFGNLEVSPPVTVNGKTYPLGRILIGSSFPLSGGRRMTKVVRDFLKAQQVQAPVELYSDWLTVGHVDEFMSFVPIPGTKKFLLLMASTSACYKLFREKQKDGHGEAIMFKGLGGMSSKRITINKILSNESLVQENLYFQRCLDWNRDILKKELGLTEQDIIDLPALFKMDEDHRARAFFPNMVNMIVLDKDLGIPKPFGPQVEEECCLEMHVRGLLEPLGLECTFIDDISAYHKFLGEVHCGTNVRRKPFTFKWWHMVP; this is translated from the exons CGCGGCCCCAGCCGGGGCCCAAACCTTCAGCCTGAAGCACTCGGAACACGTGTGGGTGGAGGTGGTGCgtgatggggaggctgaggaggtggcCACCAATGGCAAGCAGCGCTGGCTTCTCTCGCCCAGCACCACCCTGCGGGTCACCATGAGCCAGGCGAGCACCGAGGCCAGCAGTGACAAG gTCACCGTCAACTACTATGACGAGGAAGGGAGCATTCCCATCGACCAGGCGGGGCTCTTCCTCACGGCCATTG AGATCTCCCTGGATGTGGACGCAGACCGGGATGGTGTGGTGGAGAAGAACAACCCAAAGAAG GCATCTTGGACCTGGGGCCCTGAGGGCCAGGGGGCCATCCTGCTGGTGAACTGTGACCGAGAGACACCCTGGCTGCCCAAGGAGGACTGCCGTGATGAGAAGGTCTACAGCAAGGAAG ATCTCAAGGACATGTCCCAGATGATCCTGCGGACCAAAGGCCCCGACCGCCTCCCCGCCGGATATGAGATAGTTCTGTACATTTCCATGTCAGACTCAGACAAAGTGGGCGTGTTCTACGTGGAGA CTCTACAGGGCATAAAGAAATTCCTTCTGGAACTGCATAGGGTCCTACCTCCATGCCTTTACCAAT ACCCATTCTTTGGCCAACGCTATATCCACATCCTGGGCCGGCGGAAGCTCTACCATGTGGTCAAGTACACGGGTGGCTCCGCGGAGCTGCTGTTCTTCGTGGAAGGCCTCTGTTTCCCCGACGAGGGCTTCTCAGGCCTGGTCTCCATCCATGTCAGCCTGCTGGAGTACATGGCCCAG GACATTCCCCTGACTCCCATCTTCACGGACACCGTGATATTCCGGATTGCTCCGTGGATCATGACCCCCAACATCCTGCCTCCCGTGTCGGTGTTTGTGTGCTG CATGAAGGATAATTACCTGTTCCTGAAAGAGGTGAAGAACCTTGTGGAGAAAACCAACTGTGAGCTGAAGGTCTGCTTCCAGTACCTAAACCGAGGCGATCGCTGGATCCAG GATGAAATTGAGTTTGGCTACATCGAGGCCCCCCATAAAGGCTTCCCCGTGGTGCTGGACTCCCCCCGAGATGGAAACCTAAAGGACTTCCCTGTGAAGGAGCTCCTG GGCCCAGATTTTGGCTACGTGACCCGGGAGCCCCTCTTTGAGTCTGTCACCAGCCTTGACTCGTTTGGAAACCTGGAGGTCAGTCCCCCAGTGACCGTGAACGGCAAGACATACCCGCTTGGCCGCATCCTCATCGGGAGCAGCTTTCCTCT GTCTGGTGGTCGGAGGATGACCAAGGTGGTGCGTGACTTCCTGAAGGCCCAGCAGGTGCAGGCGCCCGTGGAGCTCTACTCAGACTGGCTGACTGTGGGCCAcgtggatgagttcatgtcctttgtccccATCCCCGGCACAAAG AAATTCCTGCTACTCATGGCCAGCACCTCGGCCTGCTACAAGCTCTTCCGAGAGAAGCAGAAGGACGGCCATGGAGAGGCCATCATGTTCAAAG GCTTGGGTGGGATGAGCAGCAAGCGAATCACCATCAACAAGATTCTGTCCAACGAGAGCCTTGTGCAGGAGAACCTGTACTTCCAG CGCTGCCTGGACTGGAACCGTGACATCCTCAAGAAGGAGCTGGGACTGACAGAGCAGGACATCATTGACCTGCCCGCTCTGTTCAAGATGGACGAGGACCACCGTGCCAGAGCCTTCTTCCCAAACATG GTGAACATGATCGTGCTGGACAAGGACCTGGGCATCCCCAAGCCATTCGGGCCACAGGTTGAGGAGGAATGCTGCCTGGAGATGCATGTGCGTGGCCTCCTGGAGCCCCTGGGCCTCGAATGCACCTTCATCGACGACATTTCTGCCTACCACAAATTTCTGGGGGAAGTCCACTGTGGCACCAACGTCCGCAGGAAGCCGTTCACCTTCAAGTGGTGGCACATGGTGCCCTGA
- the PADI2 gene encoding protein-arginine deiminase type-2 isoform X2, producing MLRERTVRLQYGSRVEAVYVLGTYLWTDVYSAAPAGAQTFSLKHSEHVWVEVVRDGEAEEVATNGKQRWLLSPSTTLRVTMSQASTEASSDKVTVNYYDEEGSIPIDQAGLFLTAIEISLDVDADRDGVVEKNNPKKASWTWGPEGQGAILLVNCDRETPWLPKEDCRDEKVYSKEDLKDMSQMILRTKGPDRLPAGYEIVLYISMSDSDKVGVFYVENPFFGQRYIHILGRRKLYHVVKYTGGSAELLFFVEGLCFPDEGFSGLVSIHVSLLEYMAQDIPLTPIFTDTVIFRIAPWIMTPNILPPVSVFVCCMKDNYLFLKEVKNLVEKTNCELKVCFQYLNRGDRWIQDEIEFGYIEAPHKGFPVVLDSPRDGNLKDFPVKELLGPDFGYVTREPLFESVTSLDSFGNLEVSPPVTVNGKTYPLGRILIGSSFPLSGGRRMTKVVRDFLKAQQVQAPVELYSDWLTVGHVDEFMSFVPIPGTKKFLLLMASTSACYKLFREKQKDGHGEAIMFKGLGGMSSKRITINKILSNESLVQENLYFQRCLDWNRDILKKELGLTEQDIIDLPALFKMDEDHRARAFFPNMVNMIVLDKDLGIPKPFGPQVEEECCLEMHVRGLLEPLGLECTFIDDISAYHKFLGEVHCGTNVRRKPFTFKWWHMVP from the exons CGCGGCCCCAGCCGGGGCCCAAACCTTCAGCCTGAAGCACTCGGAACACGTGTGGGTGGAGGTGGTGCgtgatggggaggctgaggaggtggcCACCAATGGCAAGCAGCGCTGGCTTCTCTCGCCCAGCACCACCCTGCGGGTCACCATGAGCCAGGCGAGCACCGAGGCCAGCAGTGACAAG gTCACCGTCAACTACTATGACGAGGAAGGGAGCATTCCCATCGACCAGGCGGGGCTCTTCCTCACGGCCATTG AGATCTCCCTGGATGTGGACGCAGACCGGGATGGTGTGGTGGAGAAGAACAACCCAAAGAAG GCATCTTGGACCTGGGGCCCTGAGGGCCAGGGGGCCATCCTGCTGGTGAACTGTGACCGAGAGACACCCTGGCTGCCCAAGGAGGACTGCCGTGATGAGAAGGTCTACAGCAAGGAAG ATCTCAAGGACATGTCCCAGATGATCCTGCGGACCAAAGGCCCCGACCGCCTCCCCGCCGGATATGAGATAGTTCTGTACATTTCCATGTCAGACTCAGACAAAGTGGGCGTGTTCTACGTGGAGA ACCCATTCTTTGGCCAACGCTATATCCACATCCTGGGCCGGCGGAAGCTCTACCATGTGGTCAAGTACACGGGTGGCTCCGCGGAGCTGCTGTTCTTCGTGGAAGGCCTCTGTTTCCCCGACGAGGGCTTCTCAGGCCTGGTCTCCATCCATGTCAGCCTGCTGGAGTACATGGCCCAG GACATTCCCCTGACTCCCATCTTCACGGACACCGTGATATTCCGGATTGCTCCGTGGATCATGACCCCCAACATCCTGCCTCCCGTGTCGGTGTTTGTGTGCTG CATGAAGGATAATTACCTGTTCCTGAAAGAGGTGAAGAACCTTGTGGAGAAAACCAACTGTGAGCTGAAGGTCTGCTTCCAGTACCTAAACCGAGGCGATCGCTGGATCCAG GATGAAATTGAGTTTGGCTACATCGAGGCCCCCCATAAAGGCTTCCCCGTGGTGCTGGACTCCCCCCGAGATGGAAACCTAAAGGACTTCCCTGTGAAGGAGCTCCTG GGCCCAGATTTTGGCTACGTGACCCGGGAGCCCCTCTTTGAGTCTGTCACCAGCCTTGACTCGTTTGGAAACCTGGAGGTCAGTCCCCCAGTGACCGTGAACGGCAAGACATACCCGCTTGGCCGCATCCTCATCGGGAGCAGCTTTCCTCT GTCTGGTGGTCGGAGGATGACCAAGGTGGTGCGTGACTTCCTGAAGGCCCAGCAGGTGCAGGCGCCCGTGGAGCTCTACTCAGACTGGCTGACTGTGGGCCAcgtggatgagttcatgtcctttgtccccATCCCCGGCACAAAG AAATTCCTGCTACTCATGGCCAGCACCTCGGCCTGCTACAAGCTCTTCCGAGAGAAGCAGAAGGACGGCCATGGAGAGGCCATCATGTTCAAAG GCTTGGGTGGGATGAGCAGCAAGCGAATCACCATCAACAAGATTCTGTCCAACGAGAGCCTTGTGCAGGAGAACCTGTACTTCCAG CGCTGCCTGGACTGGAACCGTGACATCCTCAAGAAGGAGCTGGGACTGACAGAGCAGGACATCATTGACCTGCCCGCTCTGTTCAAGATGGACGAGGACCACCGTGCCAGAGCCTTCTTCCCAAACATG GTGAACATGATCGTGCTGGACAAGGACCTGGGCATCCCCAAGCCATTCGGGCCACAGGTTGAGGAGGAATGCTGCCTGGAGATGCATGTGCGTGGCCTCCTGGAGCCCCTGGGCCTCGAATGCACCTTCATCGACGACATTTCTGCCTACCACAAATTTCTGGGGGAAGTCCACTGTGGCACCAACGTCCGCAGGAAGCCGTTCACCTTCAAGTGGTGGCACATGGTGCCCTGA